A genomic segment from Stappia indica encodes:
- the carA gene encoding glutamine-hydrolyzing carbamoyl-phosphate synthase small subunit, with the protein MTTADVWSAPPTTAVLVLADGTVIEGNGFGATGQACAEVCFNTALTGYEEILTDPSYAGQIVTFTFPHIGNVGTNEEDVETVNMASSSGVRGAIVRADVTDPANYRASRHFDAWLKARGIIGLSGIDTRALTALIRETGAANAVIAHDPDGNFDIEALKLAARNWPGLVGMDLAKDVTSSQSYGWTQTPWVWDQGYGEREDGEFNVVALDYGIKRNILRLLTDAGCKVTVLPADASAEDVLSRKPDGIFLSNGPGDPAATGEYAVPVIRDLVDSGLPVFGICLGHQMLALALGGETEKMHQGHHGANHPVFDRTTGKVEITSMNHGFAVNAKSLPEAVEETHVSLFDGSNCGLRLKDKPVFSVQYHPEASPGPRDSHYLFRRFTNLMRARAGTPALPEKDAAA; encoded by the coding sequence ATGACGACCGCCGACGTCTGGTCCGCGCCGCCGACCACGGCCGTTCTCGTCCTGGCCGACGGAACAGTGATCGAGGGCAACGGCTTTGGTGCCACTGGCCAGGCCTGTGCCGAAGTCTGCTTCAACACTGCCCTCACCGGCTATGAGGAGATCCTCACCGATCCGTCCTATGCCGGGCAGATCGTCACTTTCACCTTCCCGCATATCGGGAATGTGGGGACGAACGAGGAGGATGTCGAGACCGTCAACATGGCCTCGTCCTCCGGCGTGCGCGGCGCCATCGTCCGCGCCGACGTGACCGATCCTGCCAACTACCGCGCTTCCCGGCATTTCGATGCCTGGTTGAAGGCGCGCGGCATCATCGGCCTGTCGGGCATCGACACCCGCGCCCTCACCGCCCTGATCCGCGAGACCGGCGCCGCCAATGCGGTGATCGCCCACGATCCGGACGGCAATTTCGACATCGAGGCGCTGAAGCTTGCCGCCCGCAACTGGCCGGGCCTCGTCGGCATGGACCTGGCCAAGGACGTCACCTCCTCGCAGAGCTATGGCTGGACGCAGACCCCCTGGGTCTGGGACCAGGGCTACGGGGAGCGCGAGGACGGCGAGTTCAACGTCGTCGCCCTCGACTACGGCATCAAGCGCAACATCCTGCGCCTTCTGACCGATGCCGGCTGCAAGGTGACGGTGCTTCCCGCCGATGCGAGCGCTGAGGACGTCCTCTCGCGCAAGCCCGACGGCATCTTCCTGTCCAACGGCCCCGGCGACCCCGCCGCGACCGGCGAGTATGCCGTGCCGGTGATCCGCGATCTGGTCGACAGCGGCCTGCCGGTCTTCGGCATCTGCCTTGGCCACCAGATGCTGGCGCTCGCCCTTGGCGGCGAGACCGAGAAGATGCACCAGGGCCATCACGGCGCCAATCATCCGGTCTTCGACCGCACCACCGGCAAGGTCGAGATCACCTCGATGAACCATGGCTTCGCGGTCAACGCCAAGAGCCTGCCGGAGGCGGTCGAGGAGACCCATGTCTCGCTGTTCGACGGCTCCAATTGCGGGCTGCGGCTCAAGGACAAGCCGGTCTTCTCGGTGCAGTACCACCCGGAAGCCTCGCCCGGCCCGCGCGACAGCCACTACCTGTTCCGCCGCTTCACCAACCTGATGCGCGCCCGCGCCGGCACCCCGGCGCTCCCGGAAAAGGACGCCGCCGCCTGA
- a CDS encoding MerR family transcriptional regulator — protein MTELSRTSAFGPDLAGPIQIDGKNEARLSIAEMAETFGVTLRALRFYEEKALLRPERKGARRFYGAREIGRMKVILQAKRIGLTLVEIRDVIALLEGKTSRMSQLRSLREMCARQDELLSEQLAQLKEQAKETAEVVAALDALIEANPQA, from the coding sequence ATGACGGAACTCTCCAGAACTTCTGCGTTCGGACCGGACCTTGCGGGACCGATCCAGATCGACGGCAAGAACGAGGCGCGGCTCTCCATCGCCGAGATGGCCGAGACTTTCGGGGTCACTCTGCGTGCGCTGCGTTTCTACGAGGAAAAGGCGCTGCTGCGCCCGGAGCGAAAGGGCGCGCGCCGGTTCTACGGCGCCCGCGAGATCGGCCGGATGAAGGTGATCCTGCAGGCAAAGCGGATCGGCCTGACCCTGGTCGAGATCAGGGACGTGATTGCCCTGCTCGAGGGCAAGACGAGCCGCATGTCGCAGCTGCGCTCGCTGCGCGAGATGTGCGCTCGCCAGGATGAGCTGCTGAGCGAACAGCTGGCCCAGCTCAAGGAGCAGGCGAAGGAAACCGCCGAAGTGGTCGCCGCGCTGGACGCGCTGATCGAGGCCAATCCTCAGGCTTGA
- a CDS encoding AraC family transcriptional regulator — MLMRFDAAAPADTLLIHSRAQIGLADYCRLRGVPFDAVLRESGLDAETVSASLGGHISLRAHSSALEAASRLADDDTFGLGWTRSLGPGPEDTVSLAIRHAPNFRTALEVSARFMRIVADVAEVRAEFDGDTAELAFGFSPELVCRDQLHDRVTSKVFSRLMRISGGSVQPLEVRLARARPLSLTLHDMFYGVPVRFGAPRNSLHFRIDPQGGTNPLRDDDLFAALCELNRRRLDDRRRAEDFVAMVNDAIAERVADPMLTISEVARGMAISVRALQRKLAERETTFHALHDGVRRRMAADYLVQTDLPISEIAFRLGFSAVGNFSRAARRWFGRPPSECRNGGELKV, encoded by the coding sequence ATGCTGATGAGATTCGATGCGGCCGCGCCGGCGGATACGCTTCTCATTCACTCCCGCGCCCAGATCGGACTGGCCGACTATTGCCGGCTGCGCGGCGTGCCGTTCGATGCGGTGCTGCGCGAAAGCGGGCTGGACGCGGAGACGGTGAGCGCATCGCTCGGCGGCCATATCAGCCTGCGCGCCCATTCCAGCGCGCTGGAGGCCGCGAGCCGGCTGGCGGACGACGACACGTTCGGCCTCGGCTGGACCCGCTCGCTGGGGCCGGGGCCGGAGGACACGGTGTCGCTGGCGATCCGTCACGCGCCGAACTTCCGCACCGCGCTGGAGGTGAGCGCGCGCTTCATGCGGATCGTCGCCGACGTTGCCGAGGTGCGCGCCGAGTTCGACGGCGACACGGCGGAGCTGGCCTTCGGCTTCTCGCCCGAGCTCGTCTGCCGCGACCAGCTGCACGACCGGGTGACGAGCAAGGTGTTCAGCCGCTTGATGCGGATCAGCGGCGGCAGCGTGCAGCCGCTGGAGGTGCGGCTTGCGCGGGCGCGCCCGCTCAGCCTGACGCTGCACGACATGTTCTACGGCGTGCCGGTGCGCTTCGGTGCGCCGCGCAACAGCCTGCATTTCCGCATCGATCCGCAGGGGGGAACCAACCCGTTGCGCGACGACGACCTGTTCGCCGCCCTGTGCGAGCTCAACCGCCGCCGCCTCGACGACCGGCGCCGGGCGGAGGACTTCGTGGCGATGGTCAACGATGCGATCGCCGAGCGGGTCGCCGATCCGATGCTGACGATTTCCGAGGTGGCCCGCGGCATGGCGATCAGCGTGCGGGCGCTGCAGCGCAAGCTGGCCGAGCGCGAGACGACGTTCCACGCCCTGCATGACGGGGTGCGCCGGCGCATGGCGGCCGACTATCTGGTGCAGACCGACCTGCCGATCTCGGAGATCGCCTTCCGGCTCGGCTTTTCCGCGGTGGGCAATTTCTCGCGGGCGGCGCGGCGCTGGTTCGGGCGTCCGCCGAGCGAATGCCGCAACGGCGGCGAACTCAAAGTGTGA
- a CDS encoding helix-turn-helix domain-containing protein → MAPPATTATMTPELFRKWRKSLGLKQKDAAEVLGLKKRMIQYYEKGDRNGRPVEIPKAVRLACYALSAGIADFDGVTPVPGPVPAPVPASGTAPVPPPSDPAAGA, encoded by the coding sequence ATGGCGCCCCCTGCAACGACCGCCACGATGACGCCCGAGCTGTTCCGCAAGTGGCGAAAGTCGCTCGGCCTGAAGCAGAAGGATGCCGCCGAGGTGCTCGGCCTCAAGAAGCGGATGATCCAGTATTACGAGAAGGGCGACCGCAACGGCCGTCCCGTCGAGATCCCCAAGGCCGTGCGCCTCGCCTGCTATGCGCTGAGCGCCGGCATTGCCGATTTCGACGGCGTGACGCCGGTTCCGGGCCCCGTGCCGGCGCCGGTCCCGGCCTCCGGCACCGCGCCCGTCCCGCCCCCGTCCGA